A genomic window from Streptomyces mirabilis includes:
- the proB gene encoding glutamate 5-kinase — MHEAHRIVVKVGSSSLTTATGGLDADRVDALVDVLAKHRSGGEKEIVLVSSGAIAAGLAPLGLRRRPKDLARQQAAASVGQGLLVARYTASCARHGVRVGQVLLTSDDTSRRAHHRNAARTLDKLLAMGALPVVNENDTVATDEIRFGDNDRLAALVAHLVRADLLVLLSDVDGVYDGDPSKPGTSRIVEVRAPGDLAHVDIGTAGKAGVGTGGMVTKVEAARIAAAAGIPVVLTSAVHAAEALAGGDTGTYFHPTGKRSADRLLWLQHASTPQGALVLDDGAVRAVVDRRTSLLPAGIAAVEGDFTAGDPVELRDSTGRAVARGLVNFDAKEIPQLIGRSTRELARELGPEYEREVVHRDDLVLLHP, encoded by the coding sequence GTGCACGAGGCCCACAGAATCGTCGTCAAGGTGGGTTCCTCGTCGCTGACCACGGCCACCGGCGGACTCGACGCCGACCGTGTCGACGCGCTCGTCGACGTCCTCGCCAAGCACCGCAGCGGCGGCGAGAAGGAGATCGTCCTCGTCTCGTCCGGCGCCATCGCGGCCGGCCTCGCCCCGCTCGGGCTGCGCCGCCGCCCCAAGGACCTGGCCCGGCAGCAGGCCGCCGCCAGCGTCGGCCAGGGCCTCCTGGTCGCCCGCTACACCGCCTCCTGTGCCCGCCACGGCGTCCGTGTCGGCCAGGTGCTGCTCACCTCCGACGACACCAGTCGGCGCGCCCACCACCGCAACGCAGCCCGCACCCTCGACAAGCTCCTCGCGATGGGCGCCCTGCCGGTCGTCAACGAGAACGACACCGTCGCCACGGACGAGATCCGCTTCGGCGACAACGACCGGCTCGCCGCGCTCGTCGCCCACCTCGTCCGGGCCGACCTGCTGGTCCTGCTCTCCGACGTGGACGGCGTGTACGACGGCGACCCCAGCAAGCCCGGCACCTCGCGGATAGTGGAGGTCCGCGCACCCGGGGACCTCGCGCACGTCGACATCGGCACCGCGGGCAAGGCGGGCGTCGGCACCGGCGGCATGGTCACCAAGGTCGAGGCGGCCCGGATCGCGGCGGCCGCGGGCATCCCCGTGGTGCTCACCTCCGCCGTGCACGCCGCCGAGGCCCTCGCGGGCGGCGACACCGGCACGTACTTCCACCCCACCGGCAAGCGCTCCGCCGACCGGCTGCTGTGGCTGCAGCACGCCTCGACCCCGCAGGGTGCGCTCGTGCTGGACGACGGGGCCGTGCGCGCGGTCGTCGACCGGCGCACCTCGCTGCTGCCGGCGGGTATCGCGGCCGTCGAGGGCGACTTCACCGCGGGCGACCCCGTCGAGCTGCGCGACAGCACGGGACGGGCGGTCGCACGGGGTCTGGTGAACTTCGACGCCAAGGAGATTCCCCAGCTCATCGGGCGCTCGACCCGCGAGCTGGCCCGCGAACTGGGCCCGGAGTACGAACGCGAGGTCGTACACAGGGACGACCTCGTGCTCCTGCATCCGTAA
- a CDS encoding glycosyltransferase family 4 protein, translated as MTQRDIIFVANEVNELGGVARWQALMARLFAERGHRVTIVGIAPPEVPMDLGDNPPFATVTLYDERPPGRWQARTLRSRANLAARRREAARETGMREATERLSRIFRAAEPGALIIVTQVWAMEWVAIADTAGHPVIGMSHESYEYSRGSSRFQRVERYYKDVDRLLLLTREDADLWIGRGLNNVGYMPNPLPMMPEAPSQRTEKVVASIGRLGHQKGIDMLLDAWAEAAPKHPGWLLRVYGSGPDEQALRQQCTRLGLDGSVEWAGQTDDVAAALRGASVFVQSSRGEGFPLALLEAMACAVPCAAFDCAPGVHEIIRHEEDGLLAHPGNTTELAHQLGRLMEDADLRDAMGERARKNVQRYSPAAITDRWEELFAFLER; from the coding sequence ATGACACAGCGTGACATCATCTTTGTGGCCAACGAGGTCAACGAACTCGGTGGCGTGGCACGCTGGCAGGCGCTGATGGCCAGGCTGTTCGCCGAGCGCGGTCACCGGGTGACCATCGTGGGCATCGCGCCGCCCGAAGTGCCCATGGACCTCGGCGACAACCCTCCGTTCGCCACGGTGACGCTCTACGACGAGCGCCCGCCGGGGCGTTGGCAGGCGCGCACCCTGCGGAGCCGTGCCAACCTCGCGGCGCGGCGGCGTGAGGCCGCCCGCGAGACGGGCATGCGGGAGGCCACCGAGCGGCTGTCGCGCATCTTCCGCGCCGCCGAGCCCGGTGCGTTGATCATCGTGACCCAGGTGTGGGCCATGGAGTGGGTGGCCATCGCGGACACGGCCGGGCATCCGGTCATCGGCATGAGCCACGAGTCCTACGAGTACTCGCGCGGCTCCTCCCGATTCCAGCGCGTCGAGCGGTACTACAAGGACGTCGACCGCCTGCTGCTGCTGACCCGCGAGGACGCCGACCTGTGGATAGGCCGCGGCCTCAACAACGTCGGGTACATGCCGAACCCGCTGCCGATGATGCCGGAGGCCCCCTCTCAGCGCACTGAGAAGGTCGTCGCGAGCATCGGCCGGCTGGGGCACCAGAAGGGCATCGACATGCTCCTGGACGCCTGGGCCGAGGCGGCGCCGAAGCACCCCGGCTGGCTCCTGCGCGTCTACGGCTCAGGCCCCGACGAGCAGGCGCTGCGGCAGCAGTGCACCCGGCTGGGTCTGGACGGATCGGTGGAGTGGGCCGGCCAGACCGACGACGTCGCCGCCGCACTGCGCGGGGCGTCCGTGTTCGTGCAGTCGTCCCGCGGTGAGGGCTTTCCCCTGGCCCTGCTGGAGGCGATGGCCTGCGCCGTGCCGTGTGCCGCCTTCGACTGCGCCCCCGGCGTGCACGAGATCATCCGGCACGAGGAGGACGGACTCCTCGCCCACCCCGGCAACACCACCGAACTCGCCCACCAGCTGGGCCGGTTGATGGAGGACGCCGACCTCCGCGACGCGATGGGGGAGCGGGCGCGGAAGAACGTCCAGCGCTACTCGCCCGCCGCCATCACCGACCGGTGGGAGGAACTGTTCGCGTTCCTGGAGCGCTGA